A DNA window from Solanum lycopersicum chromosome 3, SLM_r2.1 contains the following coding sequences:
- the LOC101247304 gene encoding transcription factor MYB4-like: MEDIIIIKKGAWSPEEDQKLKDYVMRFGIWNWNLMPKFAGLSRTGKSCRLRWMNYLRPDVKRGPFSMEERERVIKMYQQLGNRWAAIAGELPGRTDNEVKNFFHTHLKKNLGQINNIDAPVQCRRVKKQKKKAQEKPKLFVDISSPTMGSSSSISSIITFDQNEKIDMEKTVILESNPSLSSSHSNIDGFDQFVDTTSFWLHLLNHANREELYYENS; the protein is encoded by the exons ATGGaagatattattataattaagaaAGGGGCATGGTCTCCTGAAGAAGACCAAAAATTGAAAGATTATGTTATGAGATTTGGCATTTGGAATTGGAATCTCATGCCCAAATTTGCAG GTCTTTCAAGAACAGGAAAGAGTTGTAGACTTCGATGGATGAATTATCTCCGCCCTGATGTTAAGAGAGGACCTTTTAGCatggaagaaagagagagagtcatcaaaatgtatcagcaacTTGGAAATAG ATGGGCAGCTATCGCTGGAGAATTGCCTGGAAGAACAGATAACGAAGTTAAAAACTTCTTTCACACGCATCTAAAGAAGAATCTTGGACAGATAAATAATATTGATGCCCCTGTACAGTGTAGGAGGGTAAAAAAACAGAAGAAAAAGGCTCAAGAAAAGCCCAAATTATTTGTGGATATATCATCACCAACGATGGGTAGTTCTTCTTCAATATCGAGCATTATTACATTCGATCAAAATGAAAAGATTGACATGGAAAAGACGGTTATCTTGGAGAGCAATCCATCGTTATCATCGTCACATAGTAATATCGATGGCTTCGATCAATTTGTTGACACAACTTCGTTCTGGCTTCATCTACTTAACCATGCCAATCGTGAagaattatattatgaaaaCTCCTAA